In the Phaseolus vulgaris cultivar G19833 chromosome 7, P. vulgaris v2.0, whole genome shotgun sequence genome, one interval contains:
- the LOC137828802 gene encoding cytokinin riboside 5'-monophosphate phosphoribohydrolase LOG3 isoform X1 produces the protein METHGEIRVSKFKRVCVFCGSSPGKKRSYQDAAIELGNELVSRNIDLVYGGGSIGLMGLVSQAVHDGGRHVIGVIPKTLMPRELTGETVGEVKAVADMHQRKAEMAKHSDAFIALPGGYGTLEELLEVITWAQLGIHDKPVGLVNVDGYFNSLLSFIDKAVEEGFISPNARHIIVSAPTSKELVKKLEDYVPCHESVASKLSWQMEQQLTYPEEYDISR, from the exons ATGGAGACACACGGTGAGATAAgggtgtcaaagttcaagagggttTGTGTCTTCTGTGGGAGTAGCCCTGGCAAAAAGAGAAGCTATCAAGATGCTGCCATTGAGCTTGGCAATGAATTG GTCTCTAGGAACATTGATCTGGTCTACGGAGGAGGAAGCATTGGCTTAATGGGTTTGGTTTCCCAAGCTGTTCATGATGGTGGTCGGCATGTCATTGG AGTTATTCCCAAGACACTCATGCCTCGAGAG CTAACTGGTGAAACAGTGGGAGAAGTAAAGGCTGTAGCTGATATGCATCAAAGGAAGGCAGAGATGGCCAAGCATTCAGATGCCTTTATTGCCTTACCAG GTGGTTATGGGACTCTAGAGGAGCTTCTCGAAGTCATAACTTGGGCTCAACTTGGGATCCATGACAAACCG GTGGGATTAGTAAATGTTGATGGATACTTCAATTCGTTGCTATCATTTATTGATAAAGCTGTGGAAGAGGGATTTATTAGTCCTAACGCCCGCCACATTATTGTGTCAGCACCAACATCAAAAGAGTTAGTAAAGAAATTGGAG GACTATGTTCCCTGTCACGAAAGTGTTGCTTCCAAGTTGAGCTGGCAGATGGAGCAACAACTCACTTATCCCGAAGAGTATGACATTTCAAGGTAG
- the LOC137828802 gene encoding cytokinin riboside 5'-monophosphate phosphoribohydrolase LOG3 isoform X2 — protein sequence MGLVSQAVHDGGRHVIGVIPKTLMPRELTGETVGEVKAVADMHQRKAEMAKHSDAFIALPGGYGTLEELLEVITWAQLGIHDKPVGLVNVDGYFNSLLSFIDKAVEEGFISPNARHIIVSAPTSKELVKKLEDYVPCHESVASKLSWQMEQQLTYPEEYDISR from the exons ATGGGTTTGGTTTCCCAAGCTGTTCATGATGGTGGTCGGCATGTCATTGG AGTTATTCCCAAGACACTCATGCCTCGAGAG CTAACTGGTGAAACAGTGGGAGAAGTAAAGGCTGTAGCTGATATGCATCAAAGGAAGGCAGAGATGGCCAAGCATTCAGATGCCTTTATTGCCTTACCAG GTGGTTATGGGACTCTAGAGGAGCTTCTCGAAGTCATAACTTGGGCTCAACTTGGGATCCATGACAAACCG GTGGGATTAGTAAATGTTGATGGATACTTCAATTCGTTGCTATCATTTATTGATAAAGCTGTGGAAGAGGGATTTATTAGTCCTAACGCCCGCCACATTATTGTGTCAGCACCAACATCAAAAGAGTTAGTAAAGAAATTGGAG GACTATGTTCCCTGTCACGAAAGTGTTGCTTCCAAGTTGAGCTGGCAGATGGAGCAACAACTCACTTATCCCGAAGAGTATGACATTTCAAGGTAG